A genomic window from Candidatus Denitrolinea symbiosum includes:
- a CDS encoding sugar kinase NBD/HSP70 family — MNIYHPTTITQTEMRNINRSAIFDYLRLAGTSSRAEIAQKLKISLPSVTRIMDQLLQSGLVHSVGLEKSERGRSRELLEVNADDNLVIGIDLGGSHISGGLVNLGGEVLHEFHASTTHDRGEENYATLVSFLQSLLEQAEKQPARMLGIAIGVPGMLESRTGTVKLAPGLGWNDYPLLEKLERDIPASVILENDVNLATLGEQWFGAGQGVRDLVMVAIGTGIGAGIILDGKLNRGFAEASGEIGYFLPGVQFLNRQYPGFGALESVASGRGIVERATRRLVELGDSRKSSELHAVDVFQAAQEGKPWAVETIVETVDYLSLALANVTVCLDPELIILGGGVAGSAHMLIEPIKARLQGVIPRVPRIEESALKGRAAILGAVTRVVQKYVDYLVVYNS; from the coding sequence ATGAACATTTACCATCCAACCACGATCACTCAAACCGAGATGCGAAACATCAATCGTTCCGCCATCTTCGATTATCTCCGTCTCGCGGGGACTTCTTCACGCGCCGAAATCGCCCAGAAGTTGAAGATCAGCCTGCCATCGGTCACCCGTATCATGGACCAATTGCTCCAGTCCGGCCTGGTTCACTCCGTCGGCCTGGAAAAGAGCGAACGCGGTCGCAGCCGCGAACTGCTCGAGGTCAACGCCGACGACAATCTGGTGATCGGGATCGATCTGGGCGGAAGTCACATCAGCGGCGGACTCGTGAATCTGGGCGGCGAAGTCCTGCATGAATTTCACGCTTCCACAACTCACGACCGCGGCGAAGAAAACTACGCGACCCTGGTCAGTTTTCTTCAATCGCTCCTTGAACAAGCCGAAAAACAGCCGGCCCGCATGTTGGGGATCGCCATCGGCGTGCCCGGCATGTTGGAAAGCCGGACGGGGACGGTTAAACTGGCGCCGGGGCTGGGCTGGAACGATTATCCCTTATTGGAAAAGCTGGAACGCGACATCCCCGCGTCGGTCATCCTGGAAAACGACGTCAATCTGGCTACGCTGGGCGAACAATGGTTCGGCGCCGGCCAGGGAGTCCGCGACCTGGTGATGGTGGCCATCGGCACTGGCATCGGCGCGGGCATCATCCTGGACGGCAAACTGAACCGCGGCTTTGCCGAGGCGTCAGGTGAGATCGGCTACTTCCTACCGGGCGTTCAATTCCTCAACCGACAGTACCCCGGCTTCGGCGCGCTGGAGAGCGTCGCTTCGGGTCGCGGGATCGTGGAGCGGGCGACCCGGCGGCTGGTCGAATTGGGCGATTCGCGGAAATCGTCCGAGCTGCACGCTGTGGATGTGTTTCAAGCCGCACAGGAGGGAAAGCCGTGGGCTGTCGAGACGATCGTGGAGACGGTTGACTACCTCAGCCTGGCCCTGGCCAACGTGACCGTCTGCCTGGACCCCGAACTGATCATCCTGGGAGGCGGCGTGGCTGGCTCGGCTCACATGCTCATTGAACCCATCAAGGCCCGCTTGCAGGGCGTCATTCCCCGCGTGCCGCGCATCGAGGAATCGGCGCTGAAGGGCAGGGCGGCCATTCTGGGCGCGGTGACGCGCGTCGTCCAGAAGTACGTTGATTATCTGGTCGTATATAACAGTTGA
- a CDS encoding 30S ribosomal protein S16 yields the protein MVRIRLRRIGLKGQPSYRIVAADKENARDGRFLEILGHYNPRNDPSMLDVKEERVYHWMKNGAKPTESVEKIFQSVGLLDRFERFKKGEAVEALVQEGAEAIARRAPKKAK from the coding sequence ATGGTTCGCATCCGTTTACGCCGCATCGGCCTCAAGGGCCAGCCGTCCTACCGCATCGTCGCGGCGGACAAAGAGAACGCCCGCGATGGCCGCTTTCTCGAAATTCTGGGACACTACAACCCGCGCAACGACCCTTCCATGCTCGACGTGAAGGAAGAGCGCGTCTACCATTGGATGAAGAACGGCGCCAAGCCGACCGAGTCCGTGGAAAAGATCTTCCAAAGCGTGGGTCTCCTCGACCGCTTCGAGCGTTTCAAGAAGGGCGAGGCTGTGGAAGCCCTCGTCCAGGAAGGCGCCGAGGCCATCGCCAGGCGCGCCCCGAAGAAAGCCAAATAA
- a CDS encoding RNA-binding protein, whose translation MKDFIEYIAKSLVDHPDDVEVRESGSGSRVRLELKVAADDMGRVIGRSGRVANAIRTLARVAAEREGKQVTLDVLEP comes from the coding sequence ATGAAAGACTTCATTGAATACATCGCCAAATCGCTGGTGGATCATCCCGACGACGTGGAAGTGCGCGAGTCGGGAAGCGGCAGCCGCGTCCGTCTCGAACTGAAGGTGGCCGCCGACGACATGGGACGCGTCATCGGTCGGAGCGGGCGCGTCGCCAACGCCATCCGCACGCTGGCCCGCGTCGCCGCCGAACGCGAAGGCAAACAGGTCACGCTCGACGTTCTGGAACCCTGA
- a CDS encoding 16S rRNA processing protein RimM translates to MPRKTSPAPAGSGSPTGEPVYLTVGFIRRPHGVRGELIMDVHTDFPERLRAGTRVFLGERHKPARIASTRPHGNSLLVAFQGLDTPEQAGALRNTWVYVPAADRPPLPEGEYYQHQVIGLRVVTDDGRALGVLADILETGANKVYVVKTDEGKEILLPAIPDVLLGIDLPNGEIKVHLLDGLIE, encoded by the coding sequence ATGCCCCGAAAGACTTCCCCAGCGCCCGCTGGTTCAGGCTCGCCGACCGGCGAGCCTGTCTATTTGACGGTGGGCTTCATCCGTCGTCCGCACGGCGTGCGCGGCGAACTGATCATGGACGTCCACACCGACTTCCCCGAGCGGCTGCGCGCCGGGACGCGGGTCTTCCTCGGCGAGAGACACAAACCCGCCCGGATCGCGTCCACGCGCCCGCACGGAAACTCGCTGCTGGTCGCGTTCCAGGGACTCGACACCCCCGAACAGGCGGGCGCGCTCCGCAACACCTGGGTCTACGTCCCCGCCGCGGACCGTCCGCCCCTGCCCGAAGGGGAATACTACCAGCATCAGGTCATCGGCCTGCGCGTCGTCACCGACGACGGGCGCGCCCTCGGCGTCCTGGCAGACATCCTCGAGACCGGCGCGAACAAAGTCTATGTGGTAAAAACGGACGAAGGCAAAGAGATCCTGCTCCCCGCCATCCCCGACGTGCTGCTGGGAATTGACCTGCCGAACGGCGAGATCAAAGTGCATCTGTTGGATGGGTTGATCGAGTAA
- a CDS encoding DNA-protecting protein DprA, protein MNDKRYWIGFNLVKGIGAVRMRALLAYFDSLEDAWNAPAEQLQEAGLSPRLAESAVNLRAKVDLEKIWNQIEKQGISVLTWDDELYPPRLKEIEQPPPVLYARGEITLDDHYAVAIVGTRRVTPYGRQIAEDLAAFLAGQGITVVSGLARGVDAVAHSAALKAGGRTIAVLGSGVDKIYPPEHLQIAEKMMKQGAVVSDYAVGTPPESANFPPRNRIIAGLSMATVVVEAGETSGALITAEFAAEQGREVFAVPGSILAPQSKGANKLIQQGAHPLLSPQDLTQALNLTRTGDFKAARKAIPADALEAQLLAALGAEPVHVDEIRNATGLPIEKVSATLTLMELKGMVRQVGGMSYISVREGQADYSTT, encoded by the coding sequence ATGAACGATAAGCGCTATTGGATCGGCTTCAACCTCGTGAAAGGCATCGGCGCGGTGCGAATGCGCGCCCTGCTGGCGTACTTCGATTCACTCGAAGACGCCTGGAACGCGCCCGCCGAACAGTTGCAGGAAGCGGGACTCAGCCCAAGACTGGCGGAGTCAGCCGTCAACCTGCGCGCAAAGGTTGATCTCGAAAAAATCTGGAACCAGATCGAAAAGCAGGGTATCTCCGTCCTGACGTGGGACGACGAACTCTATCCGCCGCGCCTGAAAGAGATCGAACAGCCGCCGCCCGTCCTCTACGCGCGCGGCGAGATCACTCTCGACGACCACTACGCGGTCGCCATCGTCGGGACGCGGCGCGTCACGCCCTACGGGAGGCAGATCGCCGAAGACCTGGCCGCGTTCCTGGCGGGGCAGGGAATCACGGTCGTCTCAGGGCTGGCGCGCGGCGTGGACGCGGTCGCCCATTCCGCCGCGCTCAAGGCTGGCGGACGCACGATTGCCGTCCTCGGCTCGGGCGTGGACAAGATCTATCCGCCCGAACATTTGCAGATCGCCGAAAAGATGATGAAACAGGGCGCGGTCGTCAGCGATTACGCGGTGGGGACGCCGCCCGAATCGGCCAACTTCCCGCCGCGCAACCGCATCATCGCCGGGCTTTCGATGGCAACGGTGGTCGTCGAAGCGGGCGAGACCAGCGGCGCGCTCATCACCGCCGAGTTCGCCGCCGAGCAGGGGCGCGAAGTCTTCGCCGTGCCGGGCAGCATCCTGGCGCCGCAAAGCAAAGGCGCGAACAAACTCATCCAGCAAGGCGCGCACCCGCTGCTCAGTCCGCAAGACCTGACGCAGGCGCTCAACTTGACTCGCACGGGCGACTTCAAAGCGGCGCGCAAGGCCATCCCCGCCGACGCGCTCGAGGCGCAACTGCTCGCCGCCCTCGGCGCGGAACCCGTCCACGTGGACGAAATCCGCAACGCGACGGGCTTGCCGATTGAGAAAGTCTCCGCTACACTTACGCTCATGGAATTAAAAGGAATGGTGCGCCAGGTGGGCGGGATGAGTTATATTTCCGTCCGCGAGGGACAAGCCGACTACTCAACCACGTAA
- a CDS encoding mannose-1-phosphate guanylyltransferase: MTDILNHTYAVIMAGGGGTRLWPLSRRDRPKQMLPLLDEKRTLFQTTVERLEGLLSPDRIYVVTVAAQVDELRAQTPEIPARNFIVEPEPRGTASVVGLAAAILRQRDPEAAMAVLPADHYIRNRDLFHLLIRVAVDVAEKGYLVTLGVTPTYAATGYGYIQRGETISERVVYPVYRVLKFKEKPNEVEARAMIASGDHSWNSGMFVWRADSILAEIGRQLPRLNQALTEIASASTSAGRERVIQRVWRKLDTVTVDYGVMENADKVAVLPAGGLEWSDVGSWDSLFDVHITDKDGNIVFANQHIAEDTHHSLVYDNGGERLIVTIGVDDLVVVDTRDVLLVCHKDHAQKVRKVVDSLKNSEHEKYL, encoded by the coding sequence ATGACCGACATCCTGAACCATACCTACGCCGTCATCATGGCGGGCGGAGGCGGGACCCGCCTCTGGCCGCTCTCGCGCCGCGACCGCCCGAAGCAGATGCTTCCCCTCCTGGACGAGAAACGCACCCTCTTCCAGACCACCGTCGAACGCCTGGAGGGACTGCTTTCCCCCGACCGGATCTACGTGGTCACCGTCGCCGCGCAGGTGGACGAGTTGCGCGCCCAAACGCCCGAGATCCCCGCGCGGAACTTCATCGTCGAGCCGGAGCCGCGCGGCACCGCGTCCGTCGTCGGGCTGGCGGCCGCGATCCTGCGTCAACGCGACCCCGAAGCGGCGATGGCCGTCCTGCCCGCGGACCACTACATCCGCAACCGCGATCTCTTTCATTTGTTAATCCGCGTGGCGGTGGACGTGGCCGAGAAGGGCTACCTCGTCACGCTGGGCGTCACGCCCACTTACGCCGCCACGGGATACGGATACATCCAGCGCGGCGAGACGATCTCCGAACGCGTCGTCTATCCCGTTTACCGCGTGTTGAAATTCAAAGAGAAGCCGAACGAGGTGGAGGCGCGCGCCATGATCGCCTCGGGCGACCACTCGTGGAATTCGGGGATGTTCGTCTGGCGCGCCGACTCCATCCTTGCGGAGATCGGTCGGCAACTGCCGAGGCTGAATCAAGCGCTGACGGAGATCGCGTCCGCCTCAACGTCCGCGGGACGCGAGCGGGTCATCCAGCGCGTCTGGCGGAAGCTAGATACCGTCACCGTGGATTACGGGGTCATGGAAAACGCCGACAAGGTGGCCGTCCTGCCTGCGGGCGGGTTGGAGTGGAGCGACGTCGGCTCGTGGGATTCGCTCTTCGACGTCCACATCACCGACAAGGACGGCAACATCGTCTTCGCGAACCAGCACATCGCGGAGGACACGCATCACTCGCTGGTGTACGACAACGGCGGCGAGCGGCTCATCGTCACCATCGGCGTGGACGACCTGGTCGTGGTGGACACGCGCGACGTTTTGCTGGTGTGCCACAAAGACCACGCGCAGAAGGTCCGCAAGGTTGTGGACAGTTTGAAAAATTCCGAACACGAAAAGTATTTATAG
- a CDS encoding type I DNA topoisomerase: MEAYCMKCKTKREMNDPQASFNAKGSPVTIGVCPVCGTKLYRMGKTDAHAGLTPPEKPVKAEKPRQGKLVIVESPAKARTVGRFLGKGYTVKASVGHIRDLLRSQLSVDVENNFTPKYRVPNEKKTVVKELKQLAKEHAEVYLATDPDREGEAISWHLLEAADIEPERAKRVVFHEITEPAVNEAFAHPRGINMDLVNAQQARRVLDRLVGYSISPILWEKVRSRLSAGRVQSVALRLIVEREREIDAFVPVEYWSIGAEFKPEGLRQTFVAKLARIDDEEPELPREDIVKPILADMEKAAYVITKVKRGERKRRPSPPFTTSTLQQEASRKLGFTAKRTMALAQGLYEGQDVGEGGTTGLITYMRTDSTNVSELAQTEARQFVAAKYGGDFLPAEAPKYKTKSAGAQEAHEAVRPTSVMREPEKVKSFLEPAMFKLYQLIWQRFVASQMEAAVYDTLQVEVTGQSDHAYLLRASGSVVKFPGFLVVYEEAKNEDVKSEEDEENVRIPAGVAEGQKQELVRLIPEQHFTQPPPRYSEASLVATLEENGIGRPSTYAPTISTIQQRGYVERVDRRLVPTETGFTVNDLMIQYFPDIVDYSFTARMEEDLDEIAAGNEDWVRVMREFWSPFSAEVAKAQAEMPVTKSGPEPIGRACPDCGRELVIRYGRYGKFISCSGFPECRYTEPWLEKIGVICPKDGGELVERKTRKGRVFYGCINYPNCDFTSWKKPLKQPCPKCGGLLVAANKRQAQCAACSESFTLEEIVPETAE, encoded by the coding sequence ATGGAAGCTTATTGCATGAAGTGCAAGACCAAACGAGAAATGAACGACCCGCAGGCGTCCTTCAACGCGAAGGGCTCGCCCGTGACCATCGGCGTCTGTCCCGTGTGCGGGACGAAGTTGTACCGCATGGGAAAGACCGACGCGCACGCGGGATTGACCCCGCCTGAGAAGCCCGTCAAAGCGGAGAAGCCGCGCCAGGGGAAACTGGTGATCGTGGAGTCGCCCGCCAAAGCCAGGACGGTGGGACGTTTCCTCGGCAAGGGCTACACGGTGAAGGCCTCCGTCGGCCATATCCGCGACCTGCTGCGCTCGCAACTCTCGGTGGACGTGGAGAACAACTTCACCCCGAAGTACCGCGTCCCGAACGAGAAGAAGACGGTCGTCAAGGAACTGAAGCAGCTGGCGAAGGAACACGCCGAAGTCTATCTCGCCACCGACCCCGACCGCGAGGGCGAGGCCATCTCGTGGCACCTGCTCGAAGCCGCGGACATCGAACCGGAGCGGGCGAAGCGCGTGGTCTTCCACGAGATCACCGAACCCGCCGTCAACGAGGCCTTCGCGCACCCGCGCGGCATCAACATGGACCTGGTCAACGCGCAGCAGGCGCGCCGCGTGCTGGACCGACTCGTCGGCTACAGCATCAGCCCGATCCTGTGGGAGAAGGTGCGCTCGCGTCTCTCCGCGGGACGCGTCCAATCGGTGGCGCTGCGACTCATCGTCGAACGCGAACGCGAGATCGACGCCTTCGTCCCCGTCGAGTATTGGAGCATCGGCGCGGAGTTTAAGCCGGAGGGCCTCCGCCAGACGTTCGTCGCCAAACTGGCGCGCATTGACGACGAGGAGCCGGAACTGCCTCGCGAGGACATTGTCAAGCCCATCCTCGCGGACATGGAAAAGGCCGCGTACGTTATCACAAAAGTCAAACGCGGCGAGCGCAAACGCAGACCTTCGCCGCCGTTCACAACGTCCACGCTTCAGCAGGAGGCCTCGCGCAAACTGGGTTTCACCGCCAAGCGGACGATGGCTCTCGCGCAGGGACTCTACGAAGGTCAGGATGTCGGCGAGGGCGGGACGACGGGCCTGATCACGTACATGCGAACCGATTCGACCAACGTCTCGGAACTGGCGCAGACCGAAGCGCGGCAGTTCGTCGCCGCGAAATACGGCGGCGATTTCCTACCGGCCGAAGCGCCGAAATATAAGACGAAGTCCGCGGGCGCGCAGGAAGCGCACGAGGCCGTCCGCCCCACGTCCGTGATGCGCGAGCCGGAGAAAGTCAAGTCGTTCCTCGAACCCGCCATGTTCAAGTTGTACCAACTCATCTGGCAGAGGTTCGTCGCGTCGCAAATGGAAGCCGCGGTGTACGACACGCTGCAAGTGGAAGTCACGGGTCAGAGCGACCACGCGTATCTATTGCGCGCTTCGGGATCGGTGGTGAAATTCCCAGGCTTCCTCGTCGTCTATGAAGAAGCGAAGAACGAGGATGTGAAATCCGAAGAAGACGAGGAAAACGTCCGCATCCCCGCGGGCGTAGCCGAGGGACAAAAACAGGAGCTCGTCCGCCTCATCCCCGAACAGCATTTCACCCAGCCGCCGCCGCGTTACAGCGAAGCCTCGCTGGTGGCGACCCTCGAAGAAAACGGGATCGGCCGCCCGTCCACCTACGCGCCGACGATCTCCACCATCCAGCAGCGCGGCTACGTCGAGCGGGTGGACCGCCGCCTCGTCCCGACCGAGACCGGGTTCACCGTCAACGATTTGATGATCCAATATTTCCCCGACATCGTGGATTACAGCTTCACGGCGCGCATGGAGGAAGACCTCGACGAGATCGCGGCCGGGAACGAAGACTGGGTGCGCGTGATGCGCGAGTTCTGGAGCCCGTTCTCCGCGGAGGTGGCGAAGGCCCAGGCCGAGATGCCCGTCACCAAGTCTGGCCCGGAGCCGATTGGCCGCGCCTGCCCCGACTGCGGCCGGGAACTCGTCATCCGCTATGGCCGCTACGGGAAGTTCATCTCGTGTTCGGGCTTCCCCGAATGTCGTTACACCGAACCGTGGCTCGAAAAGATCGGCGTGATCTGTCCAAAGGACGGCGGCGAACTCGTCGAGCGCAAGACGCGCAAAGGCCGCGTCTTCTACGGCTGCATCAATTACCCGAACTGCGACTTCACCTCGTGGAAAAAACCGCTCAAACAGCCCTGTCCCAAATGCGGCGGCCTGCTCGTCGCCGCGAACAAACGCCAGGCGCAATGCGCCGCCTGCTCCGAGTCGTTTACGCTTGAAGAAATCGTCCCTGAAACCGCCGAGTAA
- a CDS encoding SAM-dependent methyltransferase translates to MPQTSDSLAASFRDPGGFLFSRGGILYRQVNRAGADDYTRFMESGLYEKLVKAGLLIPHAEVDEPPAEAALSFKILRPERAPFISYPYEWSFSQLKDAALATLSIQKRALKLDMSLKDASAYNIQFIHGKPTLIDTLSFEVYREGRPWDAYRQFCQHFLAPLALMSRVDVRLGQLLRVHIDGLPLDLASRLLPASTRLDFGLLTHIHIHASAQARYADADVKSIAPKGGMSRNAFLGLISSLEKTVRKLTWKPAGTEWDKYYEITNYTDAGFARKKEIVSDWLKQIAPNSVWDLGANNGEFSRLASAAGIPTVAWDIDPSAVEQNYLRVKSEKEQNLLPLILDLTNPSPALGWANEERDSLGQRGPVDAVLALALVHHLAVSNNVPLSMLADFFASLGRWLVIEWVPKSDSQVQKLLRTRKDIFETYTREGFESAFAARFRVRAAADVSESERRMYLLERKD, encoded by the coding sequence ATGCCGCAAACTAGCGACTCCCTCGCCGCCTCCTTCCGTGACCCAGGCGGGTTCCTGTTTTCCCGCGGCGGAATCCTGTACCGACAGGTCAACCGCGCCGGCGCGGACGATTACACGCGCTTCATGGAATCAGGACTATACGAAAAACTCGTCAAAGCCGGTCTGCTGATCCCCCACGCCGAAGTGGACGAGCCGCCCGCCGAGGCGGCGCTGTCTTTCAAGATCCTCCGTCCCGAGCGGGCGCCGTTCATATCGTATCCCTACGAGTGGTCGTTCTCTCAATTAAAAGACGCCGCGCTCGCGACCCTGTCCATCCAAAAGCGCGCCCTGAAACTCGACATGTCGCTGAAAGACGCCAGCGCGTACAACATCCAATTCATCCACGGCAAGCCGACGCTGATCGATACGCTCTCGTTCGAGGTTTACCGCGAGGGCCGGCCCTGGGACGCCTACCGCCAGTTCTGCCAGCACTTCCTCGCGCCGCTGGCGTTGATGTCGCGCGTGGACGTCCGCCTCGGGCAGCTCCTGCGCGTCCACATAGACGGCCTCCCGCTCGACCTGGCGAGCCGCCTGCTGCCCGCGTCCACGCGCCTCGATTTCGGCCTGCTGACGCACATCCACATCCACGCCTCCGCGCAGGCGCGCTACGCCGACGCGGACGTGAAGTCCATCGCCCCGAAGGGCGGGATGAGCCGAAACGCGTTCCTCGGGCTGATCAGCAGCCTGGAGAAAACCGTCCGCAAGTTGACGTGGAAACCGGCCGGCACCGAGTGGGACAAATACTACGAGATCACCAACTACACCGACGCGGGTTTCGCGCGCAAAAAAGAGATCGTCTCCGACTGGCTGAAACAGATCGCGCCGAACTCTGTCTGGGATTTGGGCGCGAACAACGGCGAGTTCAGCCGCCTTGCCAGCGCGGCTGGAATCCCGACCGTGGCGTGGGACATTGACCCGTCCGCCGTCGAGCAGAATTACCTGCGCGTCAAATCCGAAAAGGAGCAAAACCTGCTTCCGCTGATTCTCGACTTGACGAACCCCAGCCCTGCGCTGGGATGGGCGAACGAGGAACGCGACTCCCTCGGTCAGCGCGGCCCCGTGGACGCGGTCCTCGCGCTGGCGCTCGTCCACCATCTCGCCGTCTCGAACAACGTCCCGCTGTCCATGCTGGCGGATTTCTTCGCGAGCCTCGGCCGCTGGCTGGTCATCGAATGGGTCCCCAAGAGCGACTCGCAGGTCCAGAAATTGCTGCGGACGCGGAAGGACATCTTCGAGACGTACACGCGCGAGGGATTCGAGTCGGCATTCGCGGCGCGCTTCCGCGTCCGCGCGGCGGCGGATGTGAGCGAGTCCGAGCGGCGGATGTATTTGCTGGAGAGAAAAGATTAG
- a CDS encoding UDP-N-acetylglucosamine 1-carboxyvinyltransferase produces the protein MEQFIIEGGHPLRGEVTPGGNKNAALPLLAACLLTEEPVVLRNVPRIRDVSDMRHLIESLGVEVEDLGDNAWRITAQTIRPTDLDPGLCRRIRASVLLAGPMTARAGELRLSPPGGDVIGRRRLDTHILALRALGAEVNYGRTLEFLARGGLKGADILLDEASVTATENAIMAAARARGVTVIRNAASEPHIQELCRFLNKLGARIENIGSNTLHIEGVERLRGGEFAVGPDYLEVVSLIGAAAVTRGELRIRNAGVNYLEMIAQVFRRLGVTWEVEGDDLLVPANQPLEMVSDLGGVIPEIKTNVWPAFPTDLMSIAITVATQAAGSALFHDWMYSGRMYFTDKLVGMGARIILCDPYRCLVQGPNQLIGENLESPDIRAGMSLLLAALAADGKSVIRNVGQIDRGYERVDAKLRAVGAQIERVKE, from the coding sequence ATGGAACAATTCATCATCGAAGGCGGACATCCCCTGCGGGGCGAGGTGACGCCGGGTGGGAACAAGAACGCGGCGCTGCCCCTGCTGGCAGCCTGCCTGTTGACGGAGGAGCCGGTCGTGCTTCGCAACGTCCCGCGCATCCGCGACGTGAGCGATATGCGCCATCTGATCGAAAGCCTGGGCGTGGAGGTGGAGGACCTGGGCGATAATGCCTGGCGGATTACCGCGCAGACTATCCGGCCGACCGACCTGGACCCGGGGCTGTGCCGCCGCATCCGCGCCTCCGTCCTGCTCGCGGGGCCGATGACCGCCCGCGCCGGCGAACTGCGTCTCTCGCCGCCCGGCGGGGATGTGATCGGGCGCCGCCGCCTCGACACGCACATCCTCGCCCTGCGCGCGTTGGGCGCGGAGGTCAACTATGGCCGCACGCTGGAATTCCTGGCGCGCGGCGGGCTGAAGGGCGCCGATATTTTGCTGGATGAGGCCAGCGTGACGGCCACCGAAAACGCGATCATGGCGGCGGCGCGGGCCAGGGGCGTCACGGTCATCCGCAACGCGGCTTCGGAGCCGCACATCCAGGAGTTGTGCCGTTTCCTGAACAAACTGGGGGCGCGCATAGAAAACATCGGCTCGAACACCCTCCACATCGAGGGCGTGGAACGGCTGCGCGGCGGCGAGTTCGCGGTGGGACCCGACTACCTTGAGGTGGTCAGTCTCATCGGCGCGGCCGCGGTGACGCGCGGCGAACTTCGCATCCGCAACGCGGGCGTGAACTACCTCGAAATGATCGCGCAGGTCTTCCGCCGCCTCGGCGTGACCTGGGAGGTCGAAGGCGACGACCTGCTCGTCCCCGCGAACCAGCCGCTTGAAATGGTGAGCGACCTGGGTGGGGTCATCCCCGAAATCAAAACGAACGTCTGGCCTGCCTTTCCCACCGACCTGATGAGCATTGCCATCACCGTCGCCACGCAGGCCGCCGGTTCGGCATTGTTCCACGATTGGATGTACTCCGGGCGCATGTATTTCACCGATAAACTGGTGGGCATGGGGGCGCGCATCATCCTGTGCGACCCGTACCGCTGTCTTGTGCAGGGCCCCAATCAGCTCATCGGCGAGAACCTGGAAAGCCCGGATATCCGCGCGGGGATGTCGCTCTTGCTGGCCGCGCTGGCCGCGGACGGGAAATCGGTCATCCGCAACGTCGGCCAGATCGACCGCGGCTACGAGCGCGTGGACGCGAAACTGCGCGCCGTCGGCGCGCAGATCGAAAGGGTGAAGGAGTAG
- a CDS encoding type IV leader peptidase family gives MEISLVIVLIAGWAGGWLVNYLADVLPITRRFSRPACPRCDHPYAARDYLLFRVCRACGKGRTLRARAVQVLTAAAFLYFWMNPPRAIGFPLGALLLLYFGVVLVIDLEHRLILHPTSLFGALLGLVVGYLRQGLPSTLIGGAVGFGIVFLFYLLGALFTKIRERRLQAAGLEADDEEAFGAGDVILATVLGFMLGWPLIWFGILFGVLLGGLIGGLVMLILFLSGKFKAWMVFIPFGPFFVASAFLIIYLPQVVQFMVPK, from the coding sequence ATGGAAATTAGTCTGGTCATCGTCCTGATCGCGGGCTGGGCCGGCGGCTGGCTGGTCAACTACCTGGCCGACGTTCTGCCCATCACGCGCCGGTTCAGCCGGCCCGCCTGCCCGCGCTGCGACCATCCCTACGCCGCGCGGGACTATCTGCTCTTCCGCGTCTGCCGCGCCTGCGGAAAGGGGCGGACGCTCCGCGCTCGGGCGGTTCAAGTCCTGACCGCCGCGGCCTTCCTCTACTTTTGGATGAATCCGCCCCGGGCGATCGGCTTCCCGCTCGGCGCGCTCCTGCTGCTCTACTTTGGCGTCGTCCTCGTCATTGACTTGGAACACCGCCTCATCCTGCATCCTACCAGCCTCTTCGGCGCCCTGCTCGGACTGGTCGTCGGCTACCTGCGCCAGGGACTCCCGTCCACGCTCATCGGCGGCGCGGTCGGCTTCGGGATCGTCTTCCTGTTCTACCTGCTCGGCGCGCTCTTCACGAAGATCCGGGAGCGGCGGCTGCAAGCGGCCGGCCTCGAAGCCGACGACGAGGAGGCCTTCGGCGCGGGAGACGTGATCCTGGCGACCGTCCTCGGGTTCATGCTTGGCTGGCCGCTGATCTGGTTTGGCATCCTGTTCGGCGTCCTGCTCGGCGGCTTGATCGGCGGCCTCGTCATGCTGATCCTCTTCCTTTCGGGGAAATTCAAAGCCTGGATGGTATTCATCCCATTTGGCCCGTTTTTCGTTGCGAGCGCGTTCCTCATCATCTACCTGCCGCAGGTTGTCCAGTTCATGGTACCTAAGTAG